One part of the Cyprinus carpio isolate SPL01 chromosome A25, ASM1834038v1, whole genome shotgun sequence genome encodes these proteins:
- the LOC109050588 gene encoding carbohydrate sulfotransferase 1-like: MQCSWKAVILLALVSIAIQYTAIRTFTAKPFHMCPVPNPLNCGLGQDVESFDHICDEYPYFNYNSSRKTHILILATTRSGSSFVGQLFNQHSDVFYLFEPLYHVQTTFIPHLSPSRYAVERRVMLGASRDLLRSLYNCDLYFLESYIKPQPANHTTDKLFRRGASKALCSMPVCDAFSPSYGNIEEGDCVRKCASLNLTLATESCRERRHMAIKTVRIPEVNDLKALIEDPRLNLKVIQLVRDPRGILSSRIETFRDTYRLWRIWRATGRKPYNLDLTQLTTVCDDFLNSVSTGLSRPPWLRGRYMLVRYEDLSRNPLQKTKEVYEFLGLSLEKSVVDWIHNNTRGNNDVSAKHKYGTLRDSAANAESWRLKLSHDIVDYTQTVCQHILDELGYKAVNSPEELKNMSLSLIEDKTFIPFL, from the coding sequence ATGCAATGTTCCTGGAAGGCTGTGATTCTGCTTGCATTGGTGTCCATAGCGATCCAATACACAGCAATCAGGACTTTCACAGCTAAGCCTTTTCATATGTGCCCTGTTCCTAACCCTTTGAACTGTGGCTTGGGGCAGGATGTGGAGTCCTTCGATCACATATGTGATGAGTAcccatattttaattacaattcctCCAGGAAGACTCACATCCTCATCTTGGCGACCACCCGTAGCGGCTCCTCTTTCGTTGGACAGTTGTTCAACCAGCACTCAGATGTGTTCTATCTCTTTGAACCACTCTATCATGTCCAAACGACCTTTATCCCTCACCTTTCTCCCAGCAGATATGCCGTTGAGCGCAGAGTGATGCTGGGAGCCAGTCGTGACCTTCTTAGAAGCTTGTATAACTGTGACTTGTATTTCTTAGAGAGTTACATCAAGCCACAGCCGGCAAACCATACCACGGATAAACTGTTTCGACGAGGAGCCAGCAAAGCCCTCTGCTCCATGCCGGTGTGTGATGCTTTCAGCCCCAGTTATGGCAATATAGAAGAGGGGGATTGTGTTCGAAAGTGTGCCTCCCTTAACTTGACCCTTGCTACCGAATCATGTCGGGAAAGACGCCACATGGCCATTAAAACAGTGCGTATTCCAGAGGTCAATGATCTCAAGGCACTGATTGAGGATCCTCGGCTTAATCTGAAAGTTATCCAGCTGGTGAGGGACCCGCGTGGGATATTATCTTCTAGGATTGAAACCTTTCGGGACACATACCGCTTATGGCGTATCTGGAGAGCCACAGGCCGTAAACCATACAACTTGGATTTGACTCAGCTCACGACAGTGTGTGACGACTTTCTGAACTCGGTGTCCACTGGCTTAAGCCGACCACCGTGGCTTCGTGGACGGTACATGCTGGTGAGATATGAGGACCTGTCCAGGAATCCACTCCAAAAAACCAAGGAGGTTTATGAATTCCTTGGtctttctttggaaaaaagtgtGGTGGACTGGATACATAACAACACAAGAGGCAATAATGACGTGTCAGCAAAGCATAAGTACGGCACATTGAGGGACTCGGCGGCCAATGCAGAGAGCTGGAGGTTGAAATTGTCTCATGACATAGTTGATTACACACAAACTGTTTGTCAGCACATTTTAGACGAGCTCGGCTACAAAGCTGTCAACTCCCCTGAGGAGCTGAAAAACATGTCGCTCTCGCTCATTGAGGACAAAACCTTCATACCTTTTTTGTAA